A window of Rhododendron vialii isolate Sample 1 chromosome 13a, ASM3025357v1 contains these coding sequences:
- the LOC131312310 gene encoding uncharacterized protein LOC131312310 isoform X8: MSIQKEPEQVMKLRGGSVLGKKTILKSDHFPGCQNKRLSPQIDGAPNYRQADSLHVHGVAIPTIDGIRNVLNHVGAQIDGKQTRVLWINLREEPQVVYINGRPFVLRDVERPFSNLEYTGINRDRVEQMEARLKEDILLEAARYGNKILVTDELPDGQMVDQWEPVTHDSVKTPLEVYEELQAKQYLVDYERVPVTDEKSPKEQDFDILVDKISQADINTEITFNCQMGRGRTTTGMVIATLVYLNRIGASGIPRTNSIGKVSNSGSSIADNLPNSEEAIRRGEYVVIRSLIRVLEGGVEGKRQVDKVIDKCASMQLQNLREAIATYRNSIMRQPDEMKREASLSFFVEYLERYYFLICFAVYLHTEGAALHARSPDQSSFAEWMKARPELYSIIRRLLRRDPMGALGYVNAKPSLIRLAESSDGRPCEMSVVAALRIGEVLGSQTVLKSDHCPGCQNTSLPERVEGAPNFREIPGFPVYGVANPTIDGIRSVIQRIGSSKGGRPVLWHNMREEPVIYINGKPFVLREVERPYKNMLEYTGIDRERVQRMEARLKEDILREAERYGGAIMVIHETDDGQIFDAWEQVSSDVIQTPLEVFKCLDSEGFPVKYARVPITDGKAPKSSDFDTLAVNIASAPKDTAFVFNCQMGRGRTTTGTVIACLLKLRLEYGRPIRILLDSTSHEEVDDGTSSGEETGGHSAALASGSNKGRPGKERSHAFGMNDILLLWKITRLFDNGVECREALDAIIDRCSALQNIRQAVLQYRKVFNQQHVEPRERRLALNRGAEYLERYFRLIAFAAYLGSEAFDQFCGQGESRMTFKNWLHQRPEVQAMKWSIRLRPGRFFTVPEELRAPHESQHGDAVMEAIVKARSGSVLGKGSILKMYFFPGQRTSSSIQIHGAPHVYKVDGYPVYSMATPTIAGAKEMLAYLSAKPTAEVNVSRKVILTDLREEAVVYINGTPFVLRELNKPVDTLKHVGITGPVVEHMEARLKEDIISEVKQSGGRMLLHREEFSPASNQVSIIGYWENIFVDDVKSPAEVYAALKDEGYNIEYRRIPLTREREALASDVDAIQYCRDDSAGSYLFVSHTGFGGVSYAMAIICIRLDADEKLVSDTPQPSTLLYRASDEEAHKMGDYRDILSLTRVLVCGPKSKSDVDSVIERNLPSFFSTLSFSSVIGSIFLLIH, translated from the exons ATGTCGATACAAAAGGAACCGGAGCAGGTCATGAAACTAAGAGGGGGATCCGTGCTGGGGAAGAAGACCATTCTCAAGAGTGATCATTTTCCTGGTTGCCAGAACAAACGCTTGTCTCCGCAGATCGATGGTGCTCCCAACTACCGTCAG GCGGACTCGTTGCATGTTCATGGTGTTGCAATTCCTACCATTGATGGGATCCGGAACGTTCTTAACCATGTTGGGGCTCAAATAGATGGAAAACAGACACGAGTACTTTGGATTAACCTTCGTGAAGAGCCG CAGGTTGTATATATCAATGGACGCCCTTTTGTTTTGCGTGATGTTGAGAGGCCTTTCTCCAACCTTGAATATACG GGGATCAACAGGGATAGGGTTGAACAAATGGAAGCTCGATTGAAAGAAGATATCCTCTTAGAAGCTGCAAG ATATGGAAATAAGATCCTGGTTACTGATGAACTGCCTGATGGTCAGATGGTGGATCAGTGGGAACCGGTGACACATGACTCTGTCAAAACACCACTTGAG GTGTATGAAGAACTACAAGCAAAACAGTACCTTGTTGACTATGAACGTGTTCCTGTAACAGATGAGAAATCACCAAAGGAGCAGGACTTTGATATTTTG GTTGACAAAATATCTCAAGCTGATATAAACACAGAGATAACTTTCAATTGCCAAATGGGGCGTGGAAGAACTACAACTGGGATGGTGATTGCTACACTGGTTTACCTTAATCGAATTGGAGCATCTG GGATTCCAAGGACCAATTCGATTGGGAAGGTCTCCAACTCTGGTTCCAGCATTGCTGATAATTTGCCTAACTCAGAGGAGGCAATTCGTAGAGGAGAATATGTTGTTATTAGAAGCTTGATTCGGGTGTTAGAG GGCGGTGTTGAAGGCAAAAGACAAGTGGACAAGGTCATTGATAAATGTGCTTCCATGCAG TTACAGAACTTACGTGAAGCTATTGCCACTTATCGCAATAGTATTATGCGTCAACCAGATGAGATGAAGAGGGAGGCATCACTTTCCTTTTTTGTGGAGTACTTGGAAAGATATTACTTCCTTATATGCTTTGCTGTCTACCTCCATACAGAGGGAGCAGCACTCCATGCTAGATCCCCTGATCAAAGCAGTTTTGCTGAGTGGATGAAAGCAAGGCCAGAGCTGTATAGTATTATTCGCAG GTTGCTTAGGAGGGACCCAATGGGAGCACTTGGATATGTCAATGCAAAACCTTCGCTAATAAGACTTGCTGAATCTTCTGATGGGCGCCCATGTGAAATGAGTGTAGTTGCTGCCTTGAGAATTGGGGAGGTTCTTGGAAGTCAGACTGTTCTCAAGAGTGACCACTGCCCTGGCTGTCAAAACACAAGTCTACCGGAAAGAGTGGAGGGTGCCCCTAATTTTAGAGAAATTCCTGGGTTTCCAGTTTATGGAGTTGCTAATCCGACAATTGATGGAATTAGGTCAGTCATTCAGAGGATAGGTAGCTCTAAAGGTGGCCGTCCAGTGTTGTGGCACAATATGCGAGAAGAACCTGTTATCTACATCAACGGCAAACCATTTGTACTTCGTGAGGTTGAAAGACCGTACAAAAACATGCTAGAGTACACG GGAATTGATCGTGAAAGAGTACAGAGAATGGAAGCCCGGTTGAAAGAAGATATTCTTCGCGAAGCTGAACGCTATGGGGGTGCCATTATGGTTATACATGAAACTGATGATGGGCAGATATTTGATGCGTGGGAACAAGTCAGCTCTGATGTAATTCAGACCCCACTGGAAGTTTTCAAATGCTTAGATTCGGAGGGTTTTCCTGTCAAGTATGCTCGTGTGCCCATTACTGATGGTAAAGCCCCCAAAAGTTCTGACTTCGACACTTTAGCTGTGAATATTGCATCGGCTCCCAAGGATACTGCTTTTGTTTTCAACTGCCAG ATGGGTAGAGGAAGGACAACCACTGGTACTGTGATCGCTTGCCTTCTAAAACTTCGATTAGAATATGGGAGACCCATTAGAATCCTGCTTGATAGTACATCCCATGAGGAGGTGGATGATGGTACGTCCAGTGGTGAAGAAACTGGTGGTCATAGTGCTGCATTAGCCTCTGGTTCTAATAAAGGTAGACCAGGAAAAGAGCGAAGTCATGCATTTGGGATGAATGACATCTTATTATTGTGGAAGATAACCAGACTATTTGATAATGGGGTGGAATGTCGGGAGGCTTTGGATGCTATTATTGATAGATGTTCAGCTCTCCAAAACATACGCCAAGCTGTCCTGCAATACAGAAAAGTCTTCAATCAGCAACATGTGGAGCCAAGGGAAAGGAGACTGGCACTAAACCGTGGAGCTGAGTACTTGGAACGCTATTTTCGTTTGATTGCTTTTGCAGCATATCTTGGAAGTGAAGCATTTGATCAGTTTTGTGGGCAAGGTGAATCCAGGATGACATTCAAGAATTGGTTGCATCAGAGACCTGAAGTTCAAGCAATGAAATGGAGCATAAGATTAAGGCCTGGGAGATTCTTTACAGTTCCT GAGGAGTTGAGAGCACCGCATGAATCTCAACATGGAGATGCAGTAATGGAGGCTATTGTGAAGGCTCGTAGTGGTTCAGTTTTGGGGAAAGGCTCTATACTTAAGATGTACTTCTTTCCCGGTCAAAGAACTTCCAGCAGCATTCAGATACATGGTGCACCTCATGTTTACAAG GTGGATGGTTACCCTGTGTATAGCATGGCAACTCCAACAATTGCTGGCGCCAAAGAGATGTTGGCCTATTTAAGTGCCAAGCCCACTGCTGAAGTAAATGTTTCTAGGAAAGTGATTTTAACTGACTTAAGAGAAGAAGCTGTTGTTTATATCAATGGCACTCCATTTGTCCTTAGGGAACTAAATAAGCCTGTTGATACACTCAAGCATGTTGGAATCACTGGTCCAGTG GTGGAACACATGGAGGCACGCCTAAAAGAAGATATAATATCTGAGGTCAAACAATCAGGGGGTCGAATGCTTCTACACCGTGAAGAATTCAGCCCGGCATCAAATCAGGTCAGCATCATAGGATACTGGGAGAACATCTTCGTAGATGATGTGAAATCGCCTGCTGAAGTATATGCTGCTCTCAAAGATGAAGGATACAACATTGAATACAGGAGAATACCATTAACTAGGGAGAGAGAAGCGTTAGCTTCTGATGTTGATGCAATCCAATACTGCAGAGACGA CTCTGCAGGGTCTTATCTTTTCGTGTCACACacaggatttggaggggtttCTTACGCAATGGCTATTATCTGTATAAGACTTGATGCGGATGAAAAATTAGTTTCAGATACACCTCAACCATCAACTTTACTTTATCGAGCTTCTGATGAAGAAGCACACAAAATGGGTGATTACAGGGATATACTAAGTCTTACCAGAGTTCTTGTGTGTGGTCCAAAGAGTAAATCAGATGTTGACAGTGTCATAGAAAG
- the LOC131312310 gene encoding uncharacterized protein LOC131312310 isoform X2, with translation MSIQKEPEQVMKLRGGSVLGKKTILKSDHFPGCQNKRLSPQIDGAPNYRQADSLHVHGVAIPTIDGIRNVLNHVGAQIDGKQTRVLWINLREEPVVYINGRPFVLRDVERPFSNLEYTGINRDRVEQMEARLKEDILLEAARYGNKILVTDELPDGQMVDQWEPVTHDSVKTPLEVYEELQAKQYLVDYERVPVTDEKSPKEQDFDILVDKISQADINTEITFNCQMGRGRTTTGMVIATLVYLNRIGASGIPRTNSIGKVSNSGSSIADNLPNSEEAIRRGEYVVIRSLIRVLEGGVEGKRQVDKVIDKCASMQLQNLREAIATYRNSIMRQPDEMKREASLSFFVEYLERYYFLICFAVYLHTEGAALHARSPDQSSFAEWMKARPELYSIIRRLLRRDPMGALGYVNAKPSLIRLAESSDGRPCEMSVVAALRIGEVLGSQTVLKSDHCPGCQNTSLPERVEGAPNFREIPGFPVYGVANPTIDGIRSVIQRIGSSKGGRPVLWHNMREEPVIYINGKPFVLREVERPYKNMLEYTGIDRERVQRMEARLKEDILREAERYGGAIMVIHETDDGQIFDAWEQVSSDVIQTPLEVFKCLDSEGFPVKYARVPITDGKAPKSSDFDTLAVNIASAPKDTAFVFNCQMGRGRTTTGTVIACLLKLRLEYGRPIRILLDSTSHEEVDDGTSSGEETGGHSAALASGSNKGRPGKERSHAFGMNDILLLWKITRLFDNGVECREALDAIIDRCSALQNIRQAVLQYRKVFNQQHVEPRERRLALNRGAEYLERYFRLIAFAAYLGSEAFDQFCGQGESRMTFKNWLHQRPEVQAMKWSIRLRPGRFFTVPEELRAPHESQHGDAVMEAIVKARSGSVLGKGSILKMYFFPGQRTSSSIQIHGAPHVYKVDGYPVYSMATPTIAGAKEMLAYLSAKPTAEVNVSRKVILTDLREEAVVYINGTPFVLRELNKPVDTLKHVGITGPVVEHMEARLKEDIISEVKQSGGRMLLHREEFSPASNQVSIIGYWENIFVDDVKSPAEVYAALKDEGYNIEYRRIPLTREREALASDVDAIQYCRDDSAGSYLFVSHTGFGGVSYAMAIICIRLDADEKLVSDTPQPSTLLYRASDEEAHKMGDYRDILSLTRVLVCGPKSKSDVDSVIERCAGAGHLRDDIHYYSKELEKFPDGDDEHRAYLMDMGVKALRRYFFLITFRSYLYCTSATKMQFSSWMDARPELGHLCNNLRIDK, from the exons ATGTCGATACAAAAGGAACCGGAGCAGGTCATGAAACTAAGAGGGGGATCCGTGCTGGGGAAGAAGACCATTCTCAAGAGTGATCATTTTCCTGGTTGCCAGAACAAACGCTTGTCTCCGCAGATCGATGGTGCTCCCAACTACCGTCAG GCGGACTCGTTGCATGTTCATGGTGTTGCAATTCCTACCATTGATGGGATCCGGAACGTTCTTAACCATGTTGGGGCTCAAATAGATGGAAAACAGACACGAGTACTTTGGATTAACCTTCGTGAAGAGCCG GTTGTATATATCAATGGACGCCCTTTTGTTTTGCGTGATGTTGAGAGGCCTTTCTCCAACCTTGAATATACG GGGATCAACAGGGATAGGGTTGAACAAATGGAAGCTCGATTGAAAGAAGATATCCTCTTAGAAGCTGCAAG ATATGGAAATAAGATCCTGGTTACTGATGAACTGCCTGATGGTCAGATGGTGGATCAGTGGGAACCGGTGACACATGACTCTGTCAAAACACCACTTGAG GTGTATGAAGAACTACAAGCAAAACAGTACCTTGTTGACTATGAACGTGTTCCTGTAACAGATGAGAAATCACCAAAGGAGCAGGACTTTGATATTTTG GTTGACAAAATATCTCAAGCTGATATAAACACAGAGATAACTTTCAATTGCCAAATGGGGCGTGGAAGAACTACAACTGGGATGGTGATTGCTACACTGGTTTACCTTAATCGAATTGGAGCATCTG GGATTCCAAGGACCAATTCGATTGGGAAGGTCTCCAACTCTGGTTCCAGCATTGCTGATAATTTGCCTAACTCAGAGGAGGCAATTCGTAGAGGAGAATATGTTGTTATTAGAAGCTTGATTCGGGTGTTAGAG GGCGGTGTTGAAGGCAAAAGACAAGTGGACAAGGTCATTGATAAATGTGCTTCCATGCAG TTACAGAACTTACGTGAAGCTATTGCCACTTATCGCAATAGTATTATGCGTCAACCAGATGAGATGAAGAGGGAGGCATCACTTTCCTTTTTTGTGGAGTACTTGGAAAGATATTACTTCCTTATATGCTTTGCTGTCTACCTCCATACAGAGGGAGCAGCACTCCATGCTAGATCCCCTGATCAAAGCAGTTTTGCTGAGTGGATGAAAGCAAGGCCAGAGCTGTATAGTATTATTCGCAG GTTGCTTAGGAGGGACCCAATGGGAGCACTTGGATATGTCAATGCAAAACCTTCGCTAATAAGACTTGCTGAATCTTCTGATGGGCGCCCATGTGAAATGAGTGTAGTTGCTGCCTTGAGAATTGGGGAGGTTCTTGGAAGTCAGACTGTTCTCAAGAGTGACCACTGCCCTGGCTGTCAAAACACAAGTCTACCGGAAAGAGTGGAGGGTGCCCCTAATTTTAGAGAAATTCCTGGGTTTCCAGTTTATGGAGTTGCTAATCCGACAATTGATGGAATTAGGTCAGTCATTCAGAGGATAGGTAGCTCTAAAGGTGGCCGTCCAGTGTTGTGGCACAATATGCGAGAAGAACCTGTTATCTACATCAACGGCAAACCATTTGTACTTCGTGAGGTTGAAAGACCGTACAAAAACATGCTAGAGTACACG GGAATTGATCGTGAAAGAGTACAGAGAATGGAAGCCCGGTTGAAAGAAGATATTCTTCGCGAAGCTGAACGCTATGGGGGTGCCATTATGGTTATACATGAAACTGATGATGGGCAGATATTTGATGCGTGGGAACAAGTCAGCTCTGATGTAATTCAGACCCCACTGGAAGTTTTCAAATGCTTAGATTCGGAGGGTTTTCCTGTCAAGTATGCTCGTGTGCCCATTACTGATGGTAAAGCCCCCAAAAGTTCTGACTTCGACACTTTAGCTGTGAATATTGCATCGGCTCCCAAGGATACTGCTTTTGTTTTCAACTGCCAG ATGGGTAGAGGAAGGACAACCACTGGTACTGTGATCGCTTGCCTTCTAAAACTTCGATTAGAATATGGGAGACCCATTAGAATCCTGCTTGATAGTACATCCCATGAGGAGGTGGATGATGGTACGTCCAGTGGTGAAGAAACTGGTGGTCATAGTGCTGCATTAGCCTCTGGTTCTAATAAAGGTAGACCAGGAAAAGAGCGAAGTCATGCATTTGGGATGAATGACATCTTATTATTGTGGAAGATAACCAGACTATTTGATAATGGGGTGGAATGTCGGGAGGCTTTGGATGCTATTATTGATAGATGTTCAGCTCTCCAAAACATACGCCAAGCTGTCCTGCAATACAGAAAAGTCTTCAATCAGCAACATGTGGAGCCAAGGGAAAGGAGACTGGCACTAAACCGTGGAGCTGAGTACTTGGAACGCTATTTTCGTTTGATTGCTTTTGCAGCATATCTTGGAAGTGAAGCATTTGATCAGTTTTGTGGGCAAGGTGAATCCAGGATGACATTCAAGAATTGGTTGCATCAGAGACCTGAAGTTCAAGCAATGAAATGGAGCATAAGATTAAGGCCTGGGAGATTCTTTACAGTTCCT GAGGAGTTGAGAGCACCGCATGAATCTCAACATGGAGATGCAGTAATGGAGGCTATTGTGAAGGCTCGTAGTGGTTCAGTTTTGGGGAAAGGCTCTATACTTAAGATGTACTTCTTTCCCGGTCAAAGAACTTCCAGCAGCATTCAGATACATGGTGCACCTCATGTTTACAAG GTGGATGGTTACCCTGTGTATAGCATGGCAACTCCAACAATTGCTGGCGCCAAAGAGATGTTGGCCTATTTAAGTGCCAAGCCCACTGCTGAAGTAAATGTTTCTAGGAAAGTGATTTTAACTGACTTAAGAGAAGAAGCTGTTGTTTATATCAATGGCACTCCATTTGTCCTTAGGGAACTAAATAAGCCTGTTGATACACTCAAGCATGTTGGAATCACTGGTCCAGTG GTGGAACACATGGAGGCACGCCTAAAAGAAGATATAATATCTGAGGTCAAACAATCAGGGGGTCGAATGCTTCTACACCGTGAAGAATTCAGCCCGGCATCAAATCAGGTCAGCATCATAGGATACTGGGAGAACATCTTCGTAGATGATGTGAAATCGCCTGCTGAAGTATATGCTGCTCTCAAAGATGAAGGATACAACATTGAATACAGGAGAATACCATTAACTAGGGAGAGAGAAGCGTTAGCTTCTGATGTTGATGCAATCCAATACTGCAGAGACGA CTCTGCAGGGTCTTATCTTTTCGTGTCACACacaggatttggaggggtttCTTACGCAATGGCTATTATCTGTATAAGACTTGATGCGGATGAAAAATTAGTTTCAGATACACCTCAACCATCAACTTTACTTTATCGAGCTTCTGATGAAGAAGCACACAAAATGGGTGATTACAGGGATATACTAAGTCTTACCAGAGTTCTTGTGTGTGGTCCAAAGAGTAAATCAGATGTTGACAGTGTCATAGAAAG
- the LOC131312310 gene encoding uncharacterized protein LOC131312310 isoform X4: MSIQKEPEQVMKLRGGSVLGKKTILKSDHFPGCQNKRLSPQIDGAPNYRQADSLHVHGVAIPTIDGIRNVLNHVGAQIDGKQTRVLWINLREEPVVYINGRPFVLRDVERPFSNLEYTGINRDRVEQMEARLKEDILLEAARYGNKILVTDELPDGQMVDQWEPVTHDSVKTPLEVYEELQAKQYLVDYERVPVTDEKSPKEQDFDILVDKISQADINTEITFNCQMGRGRTTTGMVIATLVYLNRIGASGIPRTNSIGKVSNSGSSIADNLPNSEEAIRRGEYVVIRSLIRVLEGGVEGKRQVDKVIDKCASMQNLREAIATYRNSIMRQPDEMKREASLSFFVEYLERYYFLICFAVYLHTEGAALHARSPDQSSFAEWMKARPELYSIIRRLLRRDPMGALGYVNAKPSLIRLAESSDGRPCEMSVVAALRIGEVLGSQTVLKSDHCPGCQNTSLPERVEGAPNFREIPGFPVYGVANPTIDGIRSVIQRIGSSKGGRPVLWHNMREEPVIYINGKPFVLREVERPYKNMLEYTGIDRERVQRMEARLKEDILREAERYGGAIMVIHETDDGQIFDAWEQVSSDVIQTPLEVFKCLDSEGFPVKYARVPITDGKAPKSSDFDTLAVNIASAPKDTAFVFNCQMGRGRTTTGTVIACLLKLRLEYGRPIRILLDSTSHEEVDDGTSSGEETGGHSAALASGSNKGRPGKERSHAFGMNDILLLWKITRLFDNGVECREALDAIIDRCSALQNIRQAVLQYRKVFNQQHVEPRERRLALNRGAEYLERYFRLIAFAAYLGSEAFDQFCGQGESRMTFKNWLHQRPEVQAMKWSIRLRPGRFFTVPEELRAPHESQHGDAVMEAIVKARSGSVLGKGSILKMYFFPGQRTSSSIQIHGAPHVYKVDGYPVYSMATPTIAGAKEMLAYLSAKPTAEVNVSRKVILTDLREEAVVYINGTPFVLRELNKPVDTLKHVGITGPVVEHMEARLKEDIISEVKQSGGRMLLHREEFSPASNQVSIIGYWENIFVDDVKSPAEVYAALKDEGYNIEYRRIPLTREREALASDVDAIQYCRDDSAGSYLFVSHTGFGGVSYAMAIICIRLDADEKLVSDTPQPSTLLYRASDEEAHKMGDYRDILSLTRVLVCGPKSKSDVDSVIERCAGAGHLRDDIHYYSKELEKFPDGDDEHRAYLMDMGVKALRRYFFLITFRSYLYCTSATKMQFSSWMDARPELGHLCNNLRIDK; the protein is encoded by the exons ATGTCGATACAAAAGGAACCGGAGCAGGTCATGAAACTAAGAGGGGGATCCGTGCTGGGGAAGAAGACCATTCTCAAGAGTGATCATTTTCCTGGTTGCCAGAACAAACGCTTGTCTCCGCAGATCGATGGTGCTCCCAACTACCGTCAG GCGGACTCGTTGCATGTTCATGGTGTTGCAATTCCTACCATTGATGGGATCCGGAACGTTCTTAACCATGTTGGGGCTCAAATAGATGGAAAACAGACACGAGTACTTTGGATTAACCTTCGTGAAGAGCCG GTTGTATATATCAATGGACGCCCTTTTGTTTTGCGTGATGTTGAGAGGCCTTTCTCCAACCTTGAATATACG GGGATCAACAGGGATAGGGTTGAACAAATGGAAGCTCGATTGAAAGAAGATATCCTCTTAGAAGCTGCAAG ATATGGAAATAAGATCCTGGTTACTGATGAACTGCCTGATGGTCAGATGGTGGATCAGTGGGAACCGGTGACACATGACTCTGTCAAAACACCACTTGAG GTGTATGAAGAACTACAAGCAAAACAGTACCTTGTTGACTATGAACGTGTTCCTGTAACAGATGAGAAATCACCAAAGGAGCAGGACTTTGATATTTTG GTTGACAAAATATCTCAAGCTGATATAAACACAGAGATAACTTTCAATTGCCAAATGGGGCGTGGAAGAACTACAACTGGGATGGTGATTGCTACACTGGTTTACCTTAATCGAATTGGAGCATCTG GGATTCCAAGGACCAATTCGATTGGGAAGGTCTCCAACTCTGGTTCCAGCATTGCTGATAATTTGCCTAACTCAGAGGAGGCAATTCGTAGAGGAGAATATGTTGTTATTAGAAGCTTGATTCGGGTGTTAGAG GGCGGTGTTGAAGGCAAAAGACAAGTGGACAAGGTCATTGATAAATGTGCTTCCATGCAG AACTTACGTGAAGCTATTGCCACTTATCGCAATAGTATTATGCGTCAACCAGATGAGATGAAGAGGGAGGCATCACTTTCCTTTTTTGTGGAGTACTTGGAAAGATATTACTTCCTTATATGCTTTGCTGTCTACCTCCATACAGAGGGAGCAGCACTCCATGCTAGATCCCCTGATCAAAGCAGTTTTGCTGAGTGGATGAAAGCAAGGCCAGAGCTGTATAGTATTATTCGCAG GTTGCTTAGGAGGGACCCAATGGGAGCACTTGGATATGTCAATGCAAAACCTTCGCTAATAAGACTTGCTGAATCTTCTGATGGGCGCCCATGTGAAATGAGTGTAGTTGCTGCCTTGAGAATTGGGGAGGTTCTTGGAAGTCAGACTGTTCTCAAGAGTGACCACTGCCCTGGCTGTCAAAACACAAGTCTACCGGAAAGAGTGGAGGGTGCCCCTAATTTTAGAGAAATTCCTGGGTTTCCAGTTTATGGAGTTGCTAATCCGACAATTGATGGAATTAGGTCAGTCATTCAGAGGATAGGTAGCTCTAAAGGTGGCCGTCCAGTGTTGTGGCACAATATGCGAGAAGAACCTGTTATCTACATCAACGGCAAACCATTTGTACTTCGTGAGGTTGAAAGACCGTACAAAAACATGCTAGAGTACACG GGAATTGATCGTGAAAGAGTACAGAGAATGGAAGCCCGGTTGAAAGAAGATATTCTTCGCGAAGCTGAACGCTATGGGGGTGCCATTATGGTTATACATGAAACTGATGATGGGCAGATATTTGATGCGTGGGAACAAGTCAGCTCTGATGTAATTCAGACCCCACTGGAAGTTTTCAAATGCTTAGATTCGGAGGGTTTTCCTGTCAAGTATGCTCGTGTGCCCATTACTGATGGTAAAGCCCCCAAAAGTTCTGACTTCGACACTTTAGCTGTGAATATTGCATCGGCTCCCAAGGATACTGCTTTTGTTTTCAACTGCCAG ATGGGTAGAGGAAGGACAACCACTGGTACTGTGATCGCTTGCCTTCTAAAACTTCGATTAGAATATGGGAGACCCATTAGAATCCTGCTTGATAGTACATCCCATGAGGAGGTGGATGATGGTACGTCCAGTGGTGAAGAAACTGGTGGTCATAGTGCTGCATTAGCCTCTGGTTCTAATAAAGGTAGACCAGGAAAAGAGCGAAGTCATGCATTTGGGATGAATGACATCTTATTATTGTGGAAGATAACCAGACTATTTGATAATGGGGTGGAATGTCGGGAGGCTTTGGATGCTATTATTGATAGATGTTCAGCTCTCCAAAACATACGCCAAGCTGTCCTGCAATACAGAAAAGTCTTCAATCAGCAACATGTGGAGCCAAGGGAAAGGAGACTGGCACTAAACCGTGGAGCTGAGTACTTGGAACGCTATTTTCGTTTGATTGCTTTTGCAGCATATCTTGGAAGTGAAGCATTTGATCAGTTTTGTGGGCAAGGTGAATCCAGGATGACATTCAAGAATTGGTTGCATCAGAGACCTGAAGTTCAAGCAATGAAATGGAGCATAAGATTAAGGCCTGGGAGATTCTTTACAGTTCCT GAGGAGTTGAGAGCACCGCATGAATCTCAACATGGAGATGCAGTAATGGAGGCTATTGTGAAGGCTCGTAGTGGTTCAGTTTTGGGGAAAGGCTCTATACTTAAGATGTACTTCTTTCCCGGTCAAAGAACTTCCAGCAGCATTCAGATACATGGTGCACCTCATGTTTACAAG GTGGATGGTTACCCTGTGTATAGCATGGCAACTCCAACAATTGCTGGCGCCAAAGAGATGTTGGCCTATTTAAGTGCCAAGCCCACTGCTGAAGTAAATGTTTCTAGGAAAGTGATTTTAACTGACTTAAGAGAAGAAGCTGTTGTTTATATCAATGGCACTCCATTTGTCCTTAGGGAACTAAATAAGCCTGTTGATACACTCAAGCATGTTGGAATCACTGGTCCAGTG GTGGAACACATGGAGGCACGCCTAAAAGAAGATATAATATCTGAGGTCAAACAATCAGGGGGTCGAATGCTTCTACACCGTGAAGAATTCAGCCCGGCATCAAATCAGGTCAGCATCATAGGATACTGGGAGAACATCTTCGTAGATGATGTGAAATCGCCTGCTGAAGTATATGCTGCTCTCAAAGATGAAGGATACAACATTGAATACAGGAGAATACCATTAACTAGGGAGAGAGAAGCGTTAGCTTCTGATGTTGATGCAATCCAATACTGCAGAGACGA CTCTGCAGGGTCTTATCTTTTCGTGTCACACacaggatttggaggggtttCTTACGCAATGGCTATTATCTGTATAAGACTTGATGCGGATGAAAAATTAGTTTCAGATACACCTCAACCATCAACTTTACTTTATCGAGCTTCTGATGAAGAAGCACACAAAATGGGTGATTACAGGGATATACTAAGTCTTACCAGAGTTCTTGTGTGTGGTCCAAAGAGTAAATCAGATGTTGACAGTGTCATAGAAAG